From the genome of Clarias gariepinus isolate MV-2021 ecotype Netherlands chromosome 28, CGAR_prim_01v2, whole genome shotgun sequence, one region includes:
- the amdhd2 gene encoding N-acetylglucosamine-6-phosphate deacetylase, protein MPSNKSVSDASITQFVNCRILRDHRLEREDLWVRDGKILNPEKLFFDEEGFADHKVDCGNKIIAPGFIDVQINGGYGIDFSQVSDDITGGVAQVAKRLLEHGVTSFCPTLVTSPPDIYHQVIPQLKVKDGGADGAGVLGLHLEGPFISEEKRGAHPPRFLRTFSKGGVADLYETYGQLENVAMVTLAPELPNSGPAICELARKGIAVSLGHSMADLSQAEEAVLQGASFITHLFNAMLPFHHRDPGIVGLLTSDRVPGGRTVYYGMIADGIHTHPAALRIAHRAHPAGLVLVTDAVPAMGLPAGRHSLGQQEIHIQGLHAYVAGTKTLSGSIATMDMCVRHFKQASGCSVEAALEAASLHPAQLLGISHRKGTLEYGADADFVVLDDSLLVWETYIAGELVWRK, encoded by the exons ATGCCGTCCAATAAAAGCGTGTCTGATGCCTCGATCACTCAGTTTGTCAACTGTAGGATCCTCAGAGACCACCGTCTggagag ggaggACCTGTGGGTGCGTGATGGGAAGATCCTGAACCCAGAGAAGCTGTTCTTTGATGAAGAAGGTTTTGCAGACCATAAAGTTGACTGTGGGAATAAAATCATCGCCCCCGGGTTCATCGATGTTCAGATCaatg GTGGATATGGCATTGACTTCTCGCAGGTCAGTGATGACATCACAGGGGGCGTGGCCCAGGTGGCCAAGAGGCTTCTGGAACACGGTGTCACGTCCTTTTGTCCCACGCTGGTGACGTCTCCTCCGGACATTTACCACCAG gtgattCCTCAGTTGAAGGTGAAGGATGGAGGAGCAGACGGAGCCGGAGTCCTGG gtcTTCATCTCGAGGGCCCGTTTATCAGTGAGGAGAAGAGAGGCGCTCACCCTCCTCGGTTTCTCCGCACCTTTTCGAAAGGGGGCGTGGCCGACCTGTATGAGACCTACGGGCAGCTGGAGAACGTTGCCATGGTTACTCTGGCCCCGGAGCTCCCTAATAGTGGCCCGGCGATCTGTGAGCTCGCACGCAAGGGCATCGCAGTTTCCctgg GTCACTCCATGGCCGATCTGTCTCAGGCTGAAGAGGCCGTCCTGCAGGGGGCGTCCTTCATCACACACCTGTTCAATGCCATGCTGCCG ttCCATCACAGAGACCCGGGCATTGTGGGATTGCTGACGAGTGACCGTGTGCCTGGAGGCCGCACTGTGTACTACGGTATGATCGCTGacggcatacacacacaccctgctgcACTGAGGATCGCTCACAGAGCTCACcctgcag ggttGGTGTTGGTGACTGATGCAGTTCCAGCGATGGGGCTTCCTGCAGGACGACACTCACTGGGACAGCAAGAGATTCACATACAGGGTCTACACGCTTACGTAGCAg GGACTAAGACACTGAGCGGCAGCATCGCCACAATGGACATGTGTGTGAGACACTTCAAACAGGCCTCcg gatgctCGGTGGAGGCAGCGCTGGAAGCTGCGTCTCTACATCCGGCTCAGCTGCTGGGGATCAGCCACAGGAAGGGGACGCTGGAGTACGGTGCAgacgcag atttcgTGGTGCTGGACGACTCCCTCTTGGTCTGGGAAACGTACATCGCGGGTGAGCTGGTCtggaggaagtga
- the slc25a19 gene encoding mitochondrial thiamine pyrophosphate carrier: protein MVGYDPSSTTLYPGDAALAGSASGLVTRAIISPMDVLKIRFQLQVERVSSSRPEGKYRGILQAWRCILGEEGPSAFWKGHVAAQMLSICYGAVQFASFQALTEVVHNSTSYNSQAAGVHFMCGGLAACSATVACQPLDTLRTRFAAQGEPKVYRNLRHAIRTMYVQEGALTFYRGLIPTLVAVFPYAGLQFFSYNVLKKLLEQDGKQSKGGLQSLVSGSVAGVISKTLTYPFDLFKKRLQVGGFEKARSHFGQVRTYRGLMDCVVCIAREEGPAAFFKGLSPSLIKAAMSTGFTFFWYEFFASAISNLRRRSRS, encoded by the exons ATGGTGGGGTATGACCCAAGCAGCACCACCCTCTACCCAGGGGACGCGGCCCTGGCTGGCTCAGCATCGGGCCTTGTGACCCGGGCCATCATCAGCCCAATGGACGTGCTGAAGATCCGCTTCCAG ctGCAGGTGGAGCGTGTCTCGTCTTCCAGGCCTGAGGGGAAGTACAGAGGTATTCTGCAGGCGTGGCGTTGCATTCTGGGAGAGGAGGGGCCGTCTGCGTTCTGGAAAGGCCACGTCGCTGCTCAGATGCTCTCCATCTGCTACGGAGCCGTGCAG TTTGCAAGTTTTCAGGCACTCACTGAGGTCGTCCATAACAGCACGTCCTACAACAGCCAGGCGGCTGGCGTTCACTTCATGTGTGGCGGACTGGCCGCGTGTTCCGCTACAGTGGCCTGCCAGCCTCTCGACACACTCCGCACTCGCTTCGCTGCTCAGGGAGAACCCAAg GTTTACAGGAACCTCCGTCACGCCATCAGAACCATGTACGTCCAGGAGGGGGCGCTCACCTTCTACAGAGGACTCATCCCCACACTGGTGGCCGTGTTCCCCTACGCCGGCCTCCAGTTCTTCAGCTACAACGTCCTCAAGAAGCTGCTGGAGCAAGATGGCAAGCAGTCCAAAG GTGGCCTGCAGAGCCTCGTGAGCGGCAGCGTGGCTGGAGTCATCAGTAAAACCCTCACGTACCCTTTCGACCTGTTCAAGAAGAGACTGCAGGTCGGCGGCTTCGAGAAGGCCAGATCGCACTTCGGACAG GTCCGGACATACCGCGGATTAATGGACTGCGTAGTGTGCATCGCGCGGGAGGAAGGACCAGCCGCCTTCTTTAAGGGTCTTTCTCCCAGCCTGATCAAGGCAGCCATGTCCACCGGCTTCACCTTCTTCTGGTACGAGTTCTTCGCCAGCGCCATCTCCAACCTGAGGAGGAGAAGTCGGTCCTGA
- the jmjd8 gene encoding jmjC domain-containing protein 8 — MELFVWNKVLILLLCHFLEFTLCSKDNGGWGLDNSLDDEGSCNIDVRDAATITHTQFLQEYAFTKPVILRGITDNTEFQFLCSKPSLLKDYQDKIVRLSTANTHSYRKVDVRFDEFVTSLLTPQSEKTLGSDTLYFFGDNNFTEWRSLFESYNAPPYSLPNTSPAYSFGIAGPGTGVPFHWHGPGYSEVIYGRKRWLLYPPDQAPEFHPNHTTLSWITHSYPNLEEHNTPLECTIRPGEVLFFPDRWWHATLNLDTSVFISTFLG; from the exons ATGGAGCTCTTTGTGTGGAATAAAgttttaatcctcctgctgtgTCACTTCCTGGagttcacactctgctctaagGACAACGGGGGCtg ggggCTGGACAACAGTCTGGATGATGAAGGGAGCTGTAACATTGACGTCAGAGACGCTgcaacaatcacacacacacagttcctgCAGGA GTATGCCTTTACCAAACCAGTGATCTTAAGAGGAATTACAGACAACACA GAGTTCCAGTTCTTGTGTTCCAAGCCGAGTTTACTGAAGGACTACCAGGACAAGATAGTCCGCCTGAGCACGGccaacacacactcctacaggaaag tggacgTGAGGTTTGATGAGTTTGTGACGTCGCTGTTGACGCCTCAGTCTGAGAAAACCCTGGGCAGTG atacACTCTACTTCTTTGGTGATAATAACTTCACTGAGTGGCGTTCCCTGTTTGAGAGCTACAACGCTCCTCCATACAGCCTGCCGAACACCAGCCCAGCCTACAGCTTCGGCAtcgcag gtcCAGGTACCGGTGTTCCCTTCCACTGGCACGGCCCGGGATACTCAGAGGTCATCTACGgcaggaag cgttGGTTACTGTACCCCCCTGACCAGGCCCCAGAGTTCCACCCCAATCACACCACCCTGTCCTGGATCACACACTCGTACCCCAACCTGGAGGAGCACAACACACCACTGGAGTGTACCATCAGACCAGGAGAG gtgctGTTTTTCCCAGATCGATGGTGGCATGCTACTCTCAATCTAGACACCAGTGTTTTCATCTCCACTTTCCTGGGTTGA
- the mif4gdb gene encoding MIF4G domain-containing protein B, translated as MEDSSKEEYKIHSFDPETQKLLKTALKDPGLVDLEAVCKVIVDQSLKDQLFSKEAGRMCFSIVQAEAKQSSKSVFRRHLLNRLQQEFKGREETRKRSTQEWVCYVSFICNIFDYLKVNNMPMMALVHPVYDCLMRLAQPDALQNEDEVDCLVLQLHRIGDQLEKVNSERMDELFFLLRDGFLLQNGLSSLARLLLLEILEFRAGNWRLGEAAQKYYYSEVHE; from the exons ATGGAGGACTCGTCCAAAGAAGAATACAAGATCCATTCTTTCGACCCGGAGACACAGAAGCTCCTGAAGACGGCTCTTAAAG ATCCAGGTTTGGTGGATTTGGAGGCGGTGTGTAAAGTCATCGTGGACCAGTCGCTGAAGGACCAGTTGTTCAGTAAAGAGGCCGGACGCATGTGTTTTAGTATTGTCCAG GCGGAGGCGAAACAGAGCAGCAAAAGCGTGTTCCGGCGTCACCTTTTGAACCGGCTGCAGCAGGAGTTTAAGGGCCGAGAGGAGACAAGGAAGAGGTCGACTCAGGAGTGGGTGTGTTACGTCTCCTTCATCTGCAACATCTTCGACTACCTCAAG gTGAATAACATGCCGATGATGGCGCTGGTCCACCCGGTGTACGATTGTCTGATGAGACTCGCCCAACCAGACGCACTCCAAAACGAAGACGAG GTGGACTGTTTGGTGCTACAGCTGCATCGTATCGGTGATCAGCTGGAGAAGGTGAACAGCGAGCGCATGGATGAGCTTTTCTTCCTGCTGCGTGACGGCTTCCTGCTGCAGAACGGCCTCAGCTCGCTCGCCCGCCTCCTCCTGCTCGAAATCCTCGAGTTCCGCGCTGGAAACTGGAGGCTCGGCGAGGCGGCTCAGAAGTACTACTACAGCGAGGTGCACGAGTGA